The Acanthochromis polyacanthus isolate Apoly-LR-REF ecotype Palm Island chromosome 2, KAUST_Apoly_ChrSc, whole genome shotgun sequence genome contains a region encoding:
- the LOC127532971 gene encoding uncharacterized protein LOC127532971 encodes MANNRNISCKYEDIISNSKLICEGSPKVYQLRTDKKTIDTLTRINVGERNVNKLNKTILLVGETGAGKSTLVNALFNHMVGVKSEDEVWFEIVEEEKGKRKTESQTPDVIVYKFFGFGDETLPYSLTIIDAPGFGDTRGAEHDVIISQRLLDLFRSADGVHEVNAVGLVMKASDNRLSDRQIYVLGSVMSLFGKNMEENIVALLTHSNGMPNPNAVQAIEDFKIKCARNEKNQPVHFLFDNCLNTQRTDETEYVLETAWKVTNRGMRQFTAFLVKTGPQKMMTTVEVLKERVRLTACIQNLQDKIKFIEQKQTEIKQTEEALKKHEEEMKKNKNFTVEVDEFYKDKEPITGGMWFLVFYQGAVCCTVCEENCHYPGCTLAWKPAHCEVMKDGHCTACTGKCPESDHVKENWRYVTKTRRVKKTNAEMKQKYTNNQAECEMSSSLLEELNKEMNQLTQEKARYLQEAYEHVVRLKRLTLKASSVSTYVPLDFLIEKMEETGDTVKVQELLEMKTQEDEGFMAAVQHIWSAVKQARE; translated from the exons ATGGCAAA TAACAGGAACATTTCATGTAAATATGAGGACATCATCTCCAACAGTAAACTGATTTGTGAAGGATCTCCCAAAGTCTACCAGCTGAGAACAGATAAAAAGACCATTGACACTCTCACAAGAATCAATGTTGGTGAAAGAAACGTGAACAAGTTGAATAAAACTATCTTACTTGTGGGAGAAACAGGAGCAGGAAAATCTACTCTAGTCAACGCTCTGTTCAACCACATGGTGGGAGTGAAGTCGGAGGATGAAGTCTGGTTTGAGAttgtagaagaagaaaaggggAAACGTAAGACAGAAAGTCAGACACCAGATGTGATCGTGTACaagttttttggttttggagaTGAAACTCTGCCCTACTCTCTGACCATCATCGACGCTCCTGGATTTGGAGACACCAGAGGAGCTGAACACGACGTCATCATCAGTCAAAGGTTGTTGGACCTGTTCCGATCAGCTGATGGAGTTCATGAAGTTAATGCAGTGGGTCTGGTGATGAAGGCCAGTGATAATCGACTGAGTGATCGACAGATCTACGTCTTGGGTTCAGTGATGTCTCTGTTTGGAAAAAACATGGAGGAAAACATAGTAGCTCTCCTCACACACTCAAATGGAATGCCAAATCCAAATGCAGTTCAAGCCATTGAAGACTTCAAAATCAAATGTGCCAGAAATGAGAAGAATCAGCctgttcacttcctgtttgataACTGcctgaacacacagagaacagatgAAACAGAGTATGTTTTGGAGACTGCATGGAAAGTAACAAATAGAGGGATGAGACAGTTCACAGCCTTCCTAGTAAAAACTGGACCTCAGAAGATGATGACAACAGTTGAAGTATTGAAAGAACGCGTCAGACTGACGGCCTGCATCCAAAACCTGCAAGACAAAATCAAATTTAttgaacagaaacagacagaaatcaaGCAGACTGAGGAAGCCTTGAAGAAACATGAGGAAGAgatgaagaagaacaaaaacttCACTGTTGAAGTTGATGAGTTCTACAAAGATAAAGAACCTATCACTGGTGGGATgtggtttttggtgttttaccAAGGAGCTGTCTGCTGTACAGTTTGTGAAGAGAACTGTCACTATCCTGGATGTACACTGGCCTGGAAACCTGCACATTGTGAGGTCATGAAAGACGGCCACTGCACTGCATGCACCGGGAAATGTCCTGAATCAGAtcatgtgaaagaaaactggaGATACGTGACCAAGACTAGAAGAGTGAAGAAGACCAACgcagaaatgaaacagaaatatacaaacaatcagGCAGAATGTGAGATGAGTTCAAGTCTTTTGGAAGAGCTGAATAAAGAAATGAATCAGCTGACACAAGAAAAGGCACGGTATCTGCAGGAGGCCTACGAACATGTTGTCAGACTGAAGAGGCTCACCTTGAAAGCTAGTTCAGTGTCCACTTACGTCCCCTTGGACTTCCTGATTGAGAAGATGGAGGAAACAGGAGACACAGTGAAGGTCCAGGAACTGCTGGAGATGAAAACACAAGAGGATGAAGGATTCATGGCAGCAGTGCAGCACATTTGGAGTGCAGTAAAACAAGCTCGGGAATAA